A part of Bacteroidia bacterium genomic DNA contains:
- a CDS encoding tetratricopeptide repeat protein, with translation MKFFLPVVFLLTGFRLAGQPMDADHTAAAREKLALERKIALEMENTLSGEKLSALIRLGLWDDAATFIAANTSSSDEIKLLEAEFLILNNDFSKAETLVNAVLATEPTNHKGKLLLARLKIEAWLLDDAEKICSELLRINERDEDAVLLLGRTFMLKKNYPKALALAQQVIQWNPANAEAWLLEGDIHFWNQEPGKAEPALRHCLELDPLNADARFNYGYAIWRRVDATQLKDMAAQWEIALEVNPLHYLTHWHWGNGHTHLTYSDYVDPDEEEILKELEPAETLISQNKIDAAKTIIRGVGDTYFASVIPDMMLGSAFYMDYDKPARLRLDSAQQIFQKILKQKAHYGPAHNGLAAVIKYKRFQYLAAFDSLEKVITDTKINDPESFEQVFPDTKYYPGDRVQKMVWNQLYTSVVYFPFLVKLNRQFVIPPLHIDLSRAMHSTYFRGATTFDNRQWMDIRGVGSGATGIEYVERGAHQERNVTLHEYVHLFHGTIFTDDEMRKVRDCYYDAMANGRILDYYSANNEFEFLAQTFTAYFIPVKVHPLNHKSINTTGDLIRKDPRTYAFIDSLVNRHREYLSGNTHVMAGNWAQVYLSLSESAQYDNDYSLALRYLDSAMVWDSVYLPVYLSYAEIHANENRFELADEWLRKATIIDPGYGPTYQKAAAIENKRFLQGKSTLATTVKEQAHLYHQASTVEDDLSVRAELSESQREFYRDYALLSEAVETAENYAMNAPVISTYLRDRKDESLAFAWEIRGKMGDMEESVAFFERLVSQKPQNYLHRIQFAQVLIANGFYDRAVAVLSESQTILEAAGNPNPVFTGLIAWAYLCAGDTSKARASLLPISDGLMKPRGDKQMWIRIDAALGNVVNAHKELAQLGIPRLPYPKAEYYFTLGILAEHELKYEAAIEAYTQSVEANPYHFESRLRLLSLLEKKGDTKQIKKVAMKGTVLPIPPGPVFLEKLEKFID, from the coding sequence ATGAAGTTTTTTCTTCCAGTTGTATTCCTCCTGACAGGTTTTCGCCTCGCCGGACAACCTATGGATGCCGATCATACAGCCGCCGCTCGTGAAAAGCTCGCTCTCGAAAGAAAAATCGCCCTTGAAATGGAGAATACTCTTTCCGGGGAAAAACTGTCGGCATTGATTCGCCTCGGCCTTTGGGATGACGCTGCAACATTCATAGCGGCAAATACCTCTTCTTCTGACGAAATAAAACTGCTTGAGGCAGAGTTTCTGATCCTCAACAATGATTTTTCAAAAGCTGAAACACTGGTAAATGCTGTTCTTGCAACAGAACCCACAAACCATAAAGGCAAACTTCTTCTCGCCAGGCTGAAGATCGAGGCGTGGCTGCTGGATGATGCAGAAAAAATCTGTTCAGAACTTCTCCGGATCAACGAGCGGGACGAGGATGCTGTCCTGCTGCTTGGCCGTACGTTTATGCTCAAAAAAAATTATCCGAAAGCGCTCGCTTTGGCTCAGCAGGTGATTCAGTGGAATCCTGCCAATGCTGAAGCCTGGCTCCTCGAAGGCGATATTCATTTCTGGAATCAGGAACCCGGAAAGGCCGAGCCGGCACTTCGCCACTGCCTCGAGTTGGACCCGTTGAATGCAGATGCGCGCTTCAACTATGGCTATGCTATATGGCGTCGCGTTGATGCTACCCAACTTAAAGACATGGCTGCGCAATGGGAAATCGCTCTGGAAGTAAATCCGCTCCATTACCTTACCCACTGGCATTGGGGCAATGGACATACGCATCTCACCTATTCTGACTATGTAGATCCCGATGAGGAGGAAATCCTGAAGGAGCTCGAACCCGCAGAAACGCTGATTTCCCAAAACAAAATAGATGCTGCAAAAACGATCATCCGGGGGGTAGGGGACACCTACTTTGCTTCGGTTATTCCTGACATGATGCTGGGATCAGCCTTTTATATGGATTATGACAAACCTGCCCGGCTAAGACTCGATTCTGCCCAACAGATTTTCCAGAAGATATTAAAGCAAAAAGCCCATTACGGTCCTGCACACAACGGACTGGCTGCCGTGATCAAGTATAAAAGATTTCAATATCTCGCTGCCTTCGATTCTCTGGAGAAAGTCATCACTGACACAAAGATTAACGATCCGGAGTCTTTTGAACAGGTTTTTCCTGACACAAAGTATTATCCCGGAGACAGAGTGCAAAAAATGGTATGGAACCAACTTTATACCAGTGTGGTTTATTTTCCTTTTCTGGTCAAACTCAACCGGCAATTTGTCATTCCCCCCCTGCATATTGACCTCTCCCGGGCGATGCACAGTACGTATTTCCGGGGAGCAACGACATTTGACAATCGGCAATGGATGGATATTCGCGGTGTAGGAAGCGGGGCTACCGGAATAGAATATGTAGAGCGCGGCGCACATCAGGAGAGAAATGTTACGCTTCATGAATATGTGCATCTTTTTCATGGAACCATTTTTACAGATGACGAAATGCGTAAAGTCAGGGATTGTTATTATGATGCGATGGCCAACGGGCGTATCCTCGACTATTACAGTGCCAATAATGAGTTTGAATTTTTAGCCCAGACTTTCACCGCTTATTTTATTCCGGTAAAAGTCCACCCGCTCAATCATAAATCAATCAATACTACCGGCGACCTTATCCGGAAAGACCCCCGTACGTATGCATTTATCGATAGCCTTGTGAACCGACACCGGGAATATCTTTCGGGTAATACGCATGTAATGGCAGGCAACTGGGCACAGGTCTATCTTTCTCTCTCCGAATCAGCGCAGTATGATAATGATTATTCGCTGGCTTTACGTTATCTGGATTCTGCCATGGTCTGGGACAGTGTATATCTGCCGGTATATCTGAGTTATGCCGAAATTCATGCAAACGAAAACCGGTTTGAGCTGGCGGATGAGTGGCTGCGCAAAGCCACAATCATTGATCCGGGTTATGGGCCCACCTATCAAAAAGCTGCGGCGATTGAAAATAAACGTTTTCTGCAAGGAAAATCGACCCTGGCCACAACGGTAAAAGAACAAGCGCATTTATACCACCAGGCATCTACCGTTGAAGATGATCTTTCGGTACGGGCCGAACTGAGCGAAAGCCAGCGTGAATTTTATCGCGATTACGCATTGCTGTCTGAGGCTGTGGAAACGGCAGAAAATTATGCCATGAACGCCCCCGTCATTTCTACTTATCTGCGTGACAGGAAAGATGAGTCGCTGGCTTTTGCATGGGAGATTCGCGGGAAAATGGGCGATATGGAGGAATCGGTTGCATTTTTTGAAAGGCTGGTGAGCCAAAAGCCGCAAAATTATCTTCACCGGATACAATTTGCGCAGGTGCTGATTGCCAATGGCTTTTATGATCGGGCTGTAGCAGTTTTGAGCGAATCTCAGACCATCCTCGAAGCCGCAGGAAATCCTAACCCGGTATTTACCGGCCTGATCGCCTGGGCTTATCTTTGTGCCGGAGATACCAGCAAAGCTCGCGCTTCACTTTTGCCCATTTCTGATGGGCTTATGAAGCCCAGGGGCGATAAGCAGATGTGGATTCGCATCGATGCAGCCCTGGGCAATGTCGTAAATGCACACAAGGAACTTGCGCAACTGGGTATTCCCCGTCTTCCATACCCTAAGGCAGAATACTACTTTACGCTGGGAATCCTGGCAGAGCACGAATTAAAATATGAGGCAGCCATTGAGGCGTATACCCAGTCGGTAGAGGCCAATCCTTACCATTTCGAATCCAGACTACGTTTGCTGAGTCTGCTCGAAAAAAAGGGAGATACCAAACAAATTAAAAAAGTTGCGATGAAAGGCACGGTGCTGCCCATTCCGCCCGGCCCTGTTTTTCTTGAAAAGCTGGAGAAATTTATAGATTAA